The following are encoded in a window of Impatiens glandulifera chromosome 5, dImpGla2.1, whole genome shotgun sequence genomic DNA:
- the LOC124939203 gene encoding aspartic proteinase CDR1-like, which translates to MFNSKKSSSYKASSSGELALETNKLGRTSFPNLVYGCGNYKNSMSIEKVSSGVFGLESGPLSFIGQLRESLGRKFSYFLVSHSKRNVRRKFTLRNLSSKLNFGTSAIVSGRGVVSTPLVTQPSSPLYYLTLEAITVNNKRIPFTRLNRSKEEGEVDIIEEGNIIIDSRTPITSLPANIYQTLKDELKRSIHAESIEVPDIPWTLCYVNN; encoded by the exons ATGTTTAATTCCAAGAAGTCATCTTCTTATAAG GCAAGCAGTTCAGGAGAACTAGCCTTGGAGACAAACAAATTGGGTCGCACTTCGTTCCCGAATTTGGTTTATGGGTGTGGGAATTACAAAAATAGCATGAGTATTGAAAAAGTTTCATCTGGTGTCTTTGGACTTGAAAGTGGGCCTCTCTCGTTCATTGGTCAGCTTCGCGAATCTTTGGGTAGAAAGTTCTCATACTTCCTAGTATCTCATTCAAAACGAAATGTAAGAAGAAAGTTCACCTTAAGAAATTTAAGTAGCAAGCTCAACTTCGGTACTAGTGCGATCGTGTCTGGGCGCGGAGTGGTGTCCACCCCATTGGTCACCCAGCCTTCCTCACCATTATATTATCTCACATTGGAAGCAATCACCGTAAACAATAAGAGAATTCCGTTCACAAGATTAAATAGATCCAAGGAAGAAGGGGAAGTTGATATTATTGAGGAGGGTAACATCATAATAGACTCACGCACGCCGATAACTTCTTTACCGGCCAATATTTACCAAACTCTTAAGGATGAACTTAAAAGGTCGATTCATGCGGAATCAATTGAAGTGCCAGATATTCCATGGACGCTTTGCTATGTAAACAACTAG